The DNA region CCGATACCTTAATCGAGGATGAGGATAATTATCGCTTTCTTGTTGAAGCTCATCACAAGATCGGCGGGGAATTGATTTGGCTTAAAGATGGCCGTACTCCCTGGGATATTTTTGAGAGTACAAAATGGCTATCCCATCGAGGCATTAAATGCTCTCATCTCCTAAAAATAGCTCCAGCTCAACAATGGCTTAGAGAGCAAGATTTTTCCCCAGAAGAGACGACATTATACTTCGGTATCAACTTTGAAGAGTTACATCGGTTAGAAGCTATCTCTAAAAACTGGACTCCTTTTCCTGTTGATATTCCTCTGTGCTGGGATGAGTTTGGCTGGGCTGATAGAACGGTTATTTTCAATGAGCTTTATCGGGCTGGACTAAACCCCCCTCGGCTATACGAAATGGGTTTTGCCCATGCCAATTGTGGCGGCTTTTGCCCAAAGGCAGGTCAAGCTCACTACAGGCTTTTACTTCAACAGTTGCCCGAACGTTATTCCTTTCATGAACAAAAAGAGCAGGATTTCCTCAGGCA from [Leptolyngbya] sp. PCC 7376 includes:
- a CDS encoding phosphoadenosine phosphosulfate reductase family protein; this encodes MNHIVFFSSGAASTVAALRVAQKFGTKSLYLVFSDTLIEDEDNYRFLVEAHHKIGGELIWLKDGRTPWDIFESTKWLSHRGIKCSHLLKIAPAQQWLREQDFSPEETTLYFGINFEELHRLEAISKNWTPFPVDIPLCWDEFGWADRTVIFNELYRAGLNPPRLYEMGFAHANCGGFCPKAGQAHYRLLLQQLPERYSFHEQKEQDFLRHHKNQSVGILRKTAIVNGEKRTVGMTLKEWRLSIESELSVQPSLFDEFVGGCGCFIDS